In a genomic window of Sporosarcina trichiuri:
- a CDS encoding purine-cytosine permease family protein produces MKTIDETTNDYNEEMEELESDYSLDRVPRSERNKSWLSITNITFGIATAIFYFQMGSVMALSYGAVNAMISSAYAIVVAGILGTVIAFLSAKSGMNVNLLSRGGGFGYIGSSLTSLIYASNFIMYCAFEGLILVSAVHHFFPSLPKWIFIIIFGSIVIPLNWFGIEQLDKLQKWSMPLFVVFLLAAIVISFMKEPAYAGSVFSYMPEGVTVGGTALLMCIGMHNGIMGLTALLASDYARFLKPKDIKLGSVMIGFIPQIFCFGMMGGLGIWFGVRFMEPDPGVYIVLLLGIFGALFTMLTQLRINVTNIYSSSLSLSNFFENVIRFTPGRRFWVVVSGVAAILLMLADIVDHLDTMMTFQGVFLLSWAAILVTDALVVKKLLKIGPDYYVARQEYLYKWNPVGVASLLIASLLGTLAALGYMGVFLESTAAFFAALLAAVLTIVIAVMTKGKYYLIREPEHIHQDDRLS; encoded by the coding sequence ATGAAGACAATCGACGAAACGACAAACGATTACAACGAAGAAATGGAAGAACTTGAAAGTGATTATTCCCTTGACCGTGTGCCGCGGAGCGAGCGGAACAAGAGCTGGCTGAGCATCACGAACATCACATTCGGAATTGCAACCGCCATTTTCTATTTCCAGATGGGCAGTGTCATGGCCTTATCCTACGGGGCAGTCAATGCAATGATCTCTTCCGCGTATGCCATCGTCGTGGCAGGGATTCTCGGAACAGTGATCGCTTTCCTGTCCGCCAAATCAGGCATGAACGTCAATCTGCTGTCGCGCGGCGGCGGTTTTGGATATATAGGATCTTCCCTGACATCATTGATCTACGCATCCAATTTTATTATGTACTGCGCATTCGAAGGACTGATTTTGGTTTCTGCAGTCCACCACTTTTTTCCATCCCTCCCAAAGTGGATTTTCATCATCATTTTCGGATCAATCGTCATCCCCTTGAATTGGTTCGGAATCGAGCAGCTCGATAAGCTGCAAAAATGGTCCATGCCATTATTCGTCGTGTTCCTGCTGGCGGCTATCGTCATTTCGTTCATGAAGGAGCCGGCGTATGCGGGATCTGTATTTTCTTATATGCCTGAAGGTGTGACAGTTGGCGGTACAGCACTTCTGATGTGCATCGGCATGCACAACGGCATTATGGGGCTTACCGCACTGCTCGCATCGGATTACGCCCGCTTCCTGAAACCGAAAGATATCAAACTCGGTTCCGTCATGATCGGATTCATCCCGCAGATATTCTGTTTCGGCATGATGGGCGGGCTCGGCATCTGGTTCGGGGTCCGTTTCATGGAACCGGACCCAGGTGTCTATATCGTCCTGCTGCTCGGTATTTTCGGAGCGCTCTTCACCATGCTGACGCAGCTGCGCATCAATGTCACGAACATTTACAGCAGTTCGCTGTCGCTGTCGAATTTCTTTGAAAACGTGATCCGCTTCACGCCGGGACGCCGTTTTTGGGTTGTCGTATCAGGAGTTGCGGCTATTTTACTCATGCTCGCCGACATCGTCGATCATCTGGATACGATGATGACCTTCCAGGGTGTGTTCCTGCTTTCCTGGGCGGCGATCCTCGTGACGGATGCACTCGTCGTCAAGAAGCTTCTGAAGATCGGTCCGGACTACTATGTCGCCCGTCAGGAATACCTGTATAAATGGAATCCTGTCGGTGTCGCGTCCCTGCTGATCGCGAGTCTTCTCGGTACACTGGCCGCACTTGGCTATATGGGCGTGTTCCTCGAGTCGACGGCCGCTTTCTTCGCAGCATTGCTTGCGGCTGTTCTGACAATCGTGATCGCCGTGATGACGAAAGGAAAGTATTATCTCATCCGGGAACCGGAACATATCCACCAGGATGACCGGCTCTCGTAA